The stretch of DNA ACGACCTTCCGCATGGTCGTCGGCATGATCAGCCCCAATGCCGGGGCGGTCAGCTTCGACGGGCACAACATCACGCGCATGCCTATGTTCAAACGCGCCCGCCACGGCATGGGATACCTCTCGCAGGAACCCAGCATCTTTCAGCGGTTGACGGTGCGCGACAACCTGATGGCCGTGATGGAGACGATGAACCTCTCGCGGGCTGCCCGCGATGAGCGTTCGGAGCACCTGCTGGACCAGTTCGGTCTGACGCACGTGGCGGGGCAACTGGCGCGCACGCTCAGCGGCGGCGAGCGCCGCAAGCTCGAGATCGCCCGCGCCCTGGTGACCAACCCGGTGATGATCCTGCTGGACGAACCGTTTTCCGGCGTGGACCCCATCGCCGTGCAGGACCTTCAGAAGGAAATCGTCGCCCTGCGCGAGCGG from Planctomycetaceae bacterium encodes:
- the lptB gene encoding LPS export ABC transporter ATP-binding protein; protein product: MVLLEAKGLVKRYGGRAVVNHVSIRVNQGEIVGLLGRNGAGKTTTFRMVVGMISPNAGAVSFDGHNITRMPMFKRARHGMGYLSQEPSIFQRLTVRDNLMAVMETMNLSRAARDERSEHLLDQFGLTHVAGQLARTLSGGERRKLEIARALVTNPVMILLDEPFSGVDPIAVQDLQKEIVALRERGISILLTDHNVRETLTVTDRTYIIDNGKVLREGPPADLINDELVRRTYLGNSFRGDEFSE